A stretch of DNA from Streptomyces spiramyceticus:
AGGCGTTCACTGCCGTGATGGACGAGGCGCACAGCGGCGGCGGTCTGATGTGGGACTTCGGCAAGACACTGATGAAGCAGGCGGTCGGCAACCGATAAGGGGCCTGCCCAGACCGAGGCGCGGGAGGCCGGCGGCTGGACGTACCACCGGGCCGGCGGGCGGGCCGCGCCATGCAGGCCCTGCGGGTGCGTGTGCCGTACGGCGCGCAGGGCGACCTGGTGCGGGTCCGGTCTACGTCGTCGCCGGGCACCTCTTCGCGGCCTTCGTCTACCTGCTCTTCACGCTCGGCGCCGAGCGCTGACCCCGTCTTTTCGCCTGCTCAGCTCGCGTCTCGGCTCAGTCGGCGTCTCAGCTCTCGTCGAGCAGGCGCAGCCGCAGCCGCTCACGCGTCTCGGCCGTGATCTTCAGGCCCTCGGCGAGGTAGCGGTCGGTGCTGCCCCAGGTCTCGTCGATGGTCTCGAAGGCGGCGGCCAGGTACTCGGCGCGCGCCTCGAAGAGCGGGCTGAGCAGTGCCATGACCTCGGGTGACATCCCGACGGGGGAGTTGTCGCTGCGGCGCACCTTGTAGCGGCGGTGCGGGTCGTTCGACTTGAGGTAGTCCGCCTCGATCGCCTCGCGATCCACACCGACAGCCAGCAGCGTCACCGCGATCGAAAGCCCCGCCCGGTCCTTGCCCGCCGCGCAGTGCATCAGTGCGGGGACGCTGTCCTCGGCGAGTGCGTGCAGTACTCGGCTGTGCTCCTCCGTACGCTCCTTCATGATCAAGCGGTACGTCGCGGACATCCGGTCCGCGGCCTTGCCGTCGGAGAGGATCGACCGCAGCTCGTCGAGGTCGCCGTCGCGGACCATCTTCCAGAATTCGGCGCCGTCGGCCGGGTCGGTCAGCGGCAGATTGACATTGCGCACGCCGGGCAGCTCGACGTCCGGGCCCTCCAGCTTCTGGTCCGCCGCATTGCGGAAGTCGAAGATCGTGTGGAGGCCGAGCGAGCCCAGGAAAGCCGCGTCGGAGTCGGTCGCGTGCGCCAGGTGACCGCTGCGGAAGAGCACCCCGTACCGCACCCGACGCCCGTCCACGGTCGGCAGTCCGCCCACGTCACGGAAGTTGCGCACTCCCGAAAGCTCGGGCTCTGTCGACGGGACCTGCGGCAGCTGCTGTGTCACGGTGGCTCCTGAAGGGTCTGCCGTCGGCGTTGCTCGCCGACTTCGGCGCCTTTTGACGATACGACATTGGTTCGTGAGGCAACCATCTCGGCTGTCCCTGCACAGGCGTTGCCCCAGGGACGTCGGGCGAACCAAAATGTTTGGACCTGTTCGGATCTGGGGGGCTTGGATGATCGAGACTGGTGGCAGCGGTCGTACCTGGCTGCTCTCGGGGGCGGCAGGCAGCTACGCGCTGCATCTCACCGACCGCGACGAGCTCGTGCACCTGCACTGGGGGCCGCGGATCTCCCTCGCCGACGCGGAATCCCTCGCAGCCGAACCCCCGCCTCCTTACTGGCCGTTCGAGTCGCAGCTCGACGGGCGCGAGGAGTATCCGGTCGAGGGCGGGCCCCGTTTCGTACGCCCCGCCCTGTCCGTACGTACGCCCGCGGTACGCGGCACCGAGTGGCGCCGCACCGACTCCACCGTGGCGGGCGACGAGCTGCGGCTGTCCTTCGCCGACCCCGTGCACCACCTGGGCCTCACTCTTCATTACCGGATGCGCGAGGACTCCGACGTCGTCGAGCGGTGGGCCACCGTCACGCACGAGGGCCCGGCGGACGCCCCCGACCTGGAGCTGCTGCGGGCCGACGCCGCGGCCTGGACGCTGCCTCTGCGCGAGCGGTGGCGGCTGAGCCAGCTGCACGGGCGGTGGGCGGCCGAGTCCCGGCTCGTACGGTCCGAGCTCACCCCCGGCGAGAAGGTCCTGGGCAGCCGGCGCGGCCACACGGGGCACCAGCACCTGCCGTGGGTGGCGCTCGACGCGCAGGGGGCCACGGAGGAGAGCGGTGAGGTGTACGGGTGCTCGCTCGGCTGGTCCGGGTCGTGGCGCATCGCCGTACAGCAGCTTCCCGACGGCACCGTGCAGATCACCGGCGGGGCCGGTCACGACGATTCGGGTCTCCTGCGGCTGGCGCCCGGCGGAACGTACACCACACCCGTCTTCGCCGGGCTGTGGAGCGAGGGCGGGTTCGGCGGGGCGAGCCGGGCCTGGCACGCGTGGCAGCTCGCGCACGTCGTCCCGGACGCGGACCGGCTGCGGCCCGTCCTCTACAACTCCTGGGAAGCGACGGGCTTCGACATCTCCGAGCAGCAGCAGCGCACCCTCGCGCGACGGGCCGCGGACATCGGCGTCGAGCTGTTCGTGGTGGACGACGCGTGGTTCGGCGCGCGGGTCAGCGACCGGGCCGGGCTCGGCGACTGGACGCCGAACCGCGACCGATTCCCCGGCGGGCTGGGGCCGCTGGCCGACGAAGTGCACGGTCTCGGTATGCAGTTCGGGATCTGGGTCGAGCCCGAGATGGTCAATGCCGACAGCGATCTGTACCGGGCGCACCCCGACTGGGTGCAGCACCACCCGGGGCGCACCCGCACGGAGTTCCGTAACCAGCTCGTTCTCAATCTCGCCCGTGACGACGTCCAGGCGTACCTCTGGGACCAGCTCGACGGTCTCCTGTCGGCCGCGCCGGTCGACTATGTGAAGTGGGACTTCAACCGCTGTTTCACCGACGCGGGCTGGCCGGGCGAACCGTATCCGCAGAAGCTGTGGACCGCGCACGTGCACGCCCTGTACGGGCTGCTCGACCGGCTGCGGGCCGCGCACCCCACCATCGCCTTCGAGTCCTGCTCGGGCGGCGGCGGGCGGATCGACCTCGGGATTCTCTCCCGTACCGACCAGGTGTGGACCTCCGACAACACCGACCCGCTGGACCGGCTCGCCATCCAGCACGGCTTCAGCCAGCTGCACCCGGCGCGCGCGATGGCCGCATGGGTCACCGACAGCCCGAACACCCAGCTCAATGGGCGGGTCAGCTCGCTGCGCTTCCGCTTCGTGAGCGCGATGGCGGGCGTGCTCGG
This window harbors:
- a CDS encoding tyrosine-protein phosphatase; protein product: MTQQLPQVPSTEPELSGVRNFRDVGGLPTVDGRRVRYGVLFRSGHLAHATDSDAAFLGSLGLHTIFDFRNAADQKLEGPDVELPGVRNVNLPLTDPADGAEFWKMVRDGDLDELRSILSDGKAADRMSATYRLIMKERTEEHSRVLHALAEDSVPALMHCAAGKDRAGLSIAVTLLAVGVDREAIEADYLKSNDPHRRYKVRRSDNSPVGMSPEVMALLSPLFEARAEYLAAAFETIDETWGSTDRYLAEGLKITAETRERLRLRLLDES
- a CDS encoding alpha-galactosidase → MIETGGSGRTWLLSGAAGSYALHLTDRDELVHLHWGPRISLADAESLAAEPPPPYWPFESQLDGREEYPVEGGPRFVRPALSVRTPAVRGTEWRRTDSTVAGDELRLSFADPVHHLGLTLHYRMREDSDVVERWATVTHEGPADAPDLELLRADAAAWTLPLRERWRLSQLHGRWAAESRLVRSELTPGEKVLGSRRGHTGHQHLPWVALDAQGATEESGEVYGCSLGWSGSWRIAVQQLPDGTVQITGGAGHDDSGLLRLAPGGTYTTPVFAGLWSEGGFGGASRAWHAWQLAHVVPDADRLRPVLYNSWEATGFDISEQQQRTLARRAADIGVELFVVDDAWFGARVSDRAGLGDWTPNRDRFPGGLGPLADEVHGLGMQFGIWVEPEMVNADSDLYRAHPDWVQHHPGRTRTEFRNQLVLNLARDDVQAYLWDQLDGLLSAAPVDYVKWDFNRCFTDAGWPGEPYPQKLWTAHVHALYGLLDRLRAAHPTIAFESCSGGGGRIDLGILSRTDQVWTSDNTDPLDRLAIQHGFSQLHPARAMAAWVTDSPNTQLNGRVSSLRFRFVSAMAGVLGIGGDLTEWGECEIAEAREWVDLYKEIRPVVQHGEMHRLRPPDGGLSAVQYTHGDDIVVFAWLQAQHYGEQQPPLRLRGLDPAAAYACLDTSAVHRGAVLLHRGLRTALRGDLDAAVFRLRRVRESGDT